The sequence CCTGCCGACCCTTGTGGCGCAGCGGCTGGGCTGGCCGATGGGCACGACGGGCGCGGCGGTCTCCGCCTACTTCTTCACCGAAGTGGCCGCGAAGCTTCTTTCCGGATGGCTGGTGGACCGCGTGGGCCCGCGGCAGATGCTGCTGTGGGGGTTTTGGATCTACGCGGCCGCGTTCACCGGGCTGGTGGTGTCCACGGCCACCTGGCAGGTGTTCCTCGCCCTGGCGGCGATGGGCGCGGGCGCCTCTCCACTCTGGCCCGCCGCGCTGACCCGGCTGACGCGGAGCGCGGGGGCCGAAGTCGGCGGCGCGCTCGGCCATGTGTTCTCGATGTGGTTCTTCGGCGCCGGACTCGGCATCGGTGTCGCCACCCTCCTCAGCCGGACCAACCATCCCGTGTCGCTGATCGTGTTCGTGTTCCCGCTGCTCGCCGCCGGGGTCCTCGGGCTCTTGGTCCGCGGCGACCCGGCGGGGACCGGGGCCGGCACCGGCCCGTCCGTCGGCCACCTGCTGCGCATGGTGGGCCGGTCGCTCGTGCAGCTGGCGACGAGCCTCATCCCACAGATCCTCGCGGCCGGGGTGCTCATCCCGATCGTCGTCCCCTACCTGGAAGTCGTCCGCGGTCTCAACGAACGGGAGCTGCTCGTACTGATGGTGCTCGGGATGGGCGCCGGCCTCCTCCTGCTCGCCCCCGCGGGGCGGATGGGAGACCGGCTGGGCCGGCGCAGGACCTACGGGCT comes from bacterium and encodes:
- a CDS encoding MFS transporter, translated to MKSPNDTALLATTVGLVEFVHGALLFVLLPTLVAQRLGWPMGTTGAAVSAYFFTEVAAKLLSGWLVDRVGPRQMLLWGFWIYAAAFTGLVVSTATWQVFLALAAMGAGASPLWPAALTRLTRSAGAEVGGALGHVFSMWFFGAGLGIGVATLLSRTNHPVSLIVFVFPLLAAGVLGLLVRGDPAGTGAGTGPSVGHLLRMVGRSLVQLATSLIPQILAAGVLIPIVVPYLEVVRGLNERELLVLMVLGMGAGLLLLAPAGRMGDRLGRRRTYGLGLGAVALLLIAVPFCHSLWLLALDFIGMGVGYAFVLPAWNSILLRLLPEDVRGAGLGILMTVEGMGGVIGPLVGGLLWQWANPASPFYLSGGLLLLASGAATQWRTEAVEG